The following are from one region of the Gammaproteobacteria bacterium genome:
- a CDS encoding MarR family transcriptional regulator — MPAVALRKMDCGHLVNHIYFISKPDLSLQQDKQNIFFPPMKNDPDKQPIARLMILAFRGFEQNLLSQLEAHGICDITLSDFNVLRHLDRAGLQLTTLARHAGLSKQAAGKIAKELERKGYLRVEMDKEDGRAKSVTYTKKGQQLIEQCISIVRAIEQHYETLLGKDKYQDLRTSLTTLLNMAPEKS; from the coding sequence TTGCCCGCAGTTGCCTTGCGCAAGATGGATTGCGGCCATTTAGTAAACCATATTTACTTTATTAGTAAACCTGATTTATCATTACAGCAAGATAAACAAAACATCTTTTTTCCGCCCATGAAAAACGATCCAGACAAACAACCCATTGCCAGATTGATGATTCTCGCGTTCAGGGGATTTGAGCAAAACTTGCTGTCCCAACTGGAAGCGCACGGAATTTGCGATATAACCCTGTCCGACTTCAACGTGCTGCGTCACCTCGACAGAGCGGGTCTACAGCTTACAACGCTGGCACGACATGCCGGGCTCTCCAAGCAAGCCGCGGGGAAGATTGCCAAGGAACTTGAACGCAAAGGATATTTGAGGGTTGAAATGGATAAGGAAGATGGCCGGGCCAAATCGGTCACCTATACAAAAAAGGGACAACAACTAATTGAACAGTGCATTTCCATAGTACGGGCCATAGAACAGCACTATGAAACACTCCTGGGAAAAGACAAGTATCAAGATTTAAGGACATCCTTGACGACGCTTTTGAATATGGCCCCGGAGAAATCATAA
- a CDS encoding DUF4336 domain-containing protein produces the protein MKKIADNMWTVDRPFRFFIANLGVRMTIIKLNSGKLVLHSPVSYENDIRKQLDPMGDVCAIVAPNCMHNLFLCDWINAYPNATYYKPPGMPQIKISPPKEITFEDDAPAAWQGELEQHMVKGMPRYNEVVFCHKASRTLILTDLAFNIHSTSSSSEKLFLRLNGAYRRFGPTRIFKTFIKDRNAFKTSINHILQWNFDSIILSHGEIVYRKGKDQFREAFEWL, from the coding sequence ATGAAGAAAATCGCTGACAACATGTGGACCGTGGATAGGCCCTTCCGCTTCTTCATTGCCAATCTGGGCGTTCGCATGACAATCATCAAACTGAACTCGGGCAAACTCGTGCTGCATTCACCAGTTTCATATGAGAACGATATAAGAAAACAGCTTGATCCAATGGGTGATGTATGTGCGATTGTGGCGCCGAATTGCATGCACAATCTGTTTTTATGCGATTGGATTAATGCCTACCCAAACGCAACATATTACAAACCACCAGGGATGCCGCAAATAAAAATATCGCCACCAAAGGAAATAACTTTTGAGGATGATGCACCTGCGGCATGGCAAGGCGAACTTGAACAGCATATGGTCAAGGGAATGCCGCGATATAACGAGGTTGTTTTCTGCCACAAGGCAAGCCGCACTTTAATTTTGACCGACTTGGCATTCAATATTCACAGCACCAGTTCATCATCAGAAAAATTATTTCTACGGTTGAATGGAGCCTATCGACGCTTTGGTCCCACGCGCATATTCAAGACCTTCATAAAAGACAGGAATGCGTTCAAGACTTCCATTAACCACATACTTCAGTGGAATTTTGATAGCATCATCTTATCTCATGGCGAGATCGTATACCGGAAAGGTAAAGATCAATTCCGGGAAGCTTTTGAGTGGCTTTAA
- a CDS encoding nitroreductase family protein, whose protein sequence is MDVKQAIQTRRSVKVYDPEHRMSESEIRMLMEHAILSPTAFNIQHWRFVQVRDPALRSELRKASWGQPQVTDASLLLVVCMDLKAWDKNPQRYSRNAPPHIQDHMVTGIREYYTNNEQAQRDEGMRSASLAAMSIMLLAREMGYDSCPMDGFDFDVVARLIQLPHDHAICMMIAIGKKMQEPRPRGGQLDLEEVFFMDHF, encoded by the coding sequence GTGGATGTAAAACAAGCCATACAAACGCGCCGTTCTGTAAAGGTGTACGATCCGGAACACCGCATGAGCGAGAGCGAGATACGCATGCTCATGGAACACGCCATCCTGTCCCCCACTGCATTCAACATCCAACACTGGCGCTTTGTTCAGGTGCGTGATCCCGCATTGCGCTCGGAACTCCGCAAGGCATCGTGGGGCCAGCCCCAGGTCACCGACGCCTCATTGTTGCTGGTGGTATGTATGGATCTCAAAGCCTGGGACAAAAATCCGCAACGCTACTCGCGCAATGCCCCGCCCCATATACAGGATCACATGGTCACAGGCATCCGCGAATACTACACAAACAATGAACAGGCACAGCGCGATGAAGGTATGCGTTCTGCCTCGCTGGCCGCCATGAGCATCATGTTGCTCGCCAGGGAGATGGGTTATGACTCCTGTCCGATGGACGGCTTCGACTTCGACGTTGTGGCTCGCCTTATTCAATTACCGCACGATCACGCTATTTGCATGATGATTGCCATCGGCAAAAAGATGCAGGAGCCGCGCCCGCGTGGTGGGCAACTGGATCTAGAAGAGGTTTTCTTTATGGATCATTTTTAG
- the ruvA gene encoding Holliday junction branch migration protein RuvA, translating into MIGRLHGKLLWKQAPHLLLDVQGVGYEVEAPMTTFYELPAAGSEITLLTHLVVREDAHLLFGFASEAERTLFRQLIKVSGIGAKLALAILSGISVDAFARCVHDNDIATLIRLPGVGKKTAERLIIEMRDRLAIKGSATEMLGLGGGVITATENNPRNDAISALIALGYKPPEASRMAQAIDAAGLTSEEIIRRALQAAVK; encoded by the coding sequence ATGATCGGGCGTTTACACGGCAAGTTGTTGTGGAAGCAGGCGCCGCATTTGCTGCTGGATGTGCAGGGTGTCGGCTATGAAGTCGAAGCACCGATGACTACCTTTTATGAGCTGCCCGCCGCAGGCAGCGAAATTACTCTGCTCACTCATCTGGTGGTGCGCGAAGATGCCCATCTTCTGTTCGGTTTTGCCAGTGAGGCCGAGCGCACTCTGTTTCGCCAGTTGATCAAGGTCAGTGGCATTGGCGCCAAGTTGGCGTTGGCCATATTGTCAGGCATCTCCGTCGACGCCTTTGCCCGTTGTGTGCATGATAACGACATCGCCACGCTGATCCGTCTGCCAGGCGTAGGCAAAAAGACCGCCGAACGTTTGATTATCGAAATGCGTGACCGTCTTGCCATCAAGGGCAGCGCGACAGAGATGTTGGGTCTGGGCGGCGGCGTAATCACTGCGACGGAAAACAACCCGCGCAACGATGCCATCAGCGCATTGATCGCGCTAGGCTACAAACCCCCGGAGGCGAGTCGCATGGCGCAGGCGATAGATGCTGCCGGACTCACCAGCGAAGAAATCATACGCCGTGCCTTACAGGCGGCTGTGAAGTAA
- the ruvC gene encoding crossover junction endodeoxyribonuclease RuvC: MTRIIGIDPGSRITGFGVIDVEGGRVSYVTSGCVRMSDVSLPARLKTIFEGISEIVSTYNPQVMAIEQVFMRHNVDSALKLGQARGAAICAGVVQSLLVYEYTPAQIKQAIAGKGNAAKAQVQHMVKALLKLPGSPQADAADALACALCHSHVHQTLQALNVSKGQAVRGMRAGRLR; encoded by the coding sequence ATGACCCGCATTATCGGTATCGACCCCGGTTCACGCATCACAGGCTTTGGCGTCATCGACGTGGAAGGCGGCCGGGTGAGTTATGTTACCAGCGGCTGTGTGCGAATGTCTGACGTATCGCTTCCTGCGCGCCTCAAGACCATTTTTGAAGGGATCAGCGAGATTGTTTCAACATATAATCCTCAAGTCATGGCTATTGAACAAGTGTTCATGAGGCACAACGTAGATTCGGCGCTCAAACTTGGGCAGGCGCGCGGCGCGGCGATTTGCGCGGGGGTTGTGCAGTCACTCCTGGTGTATGAATACACCCCGGCGCAGATCAAACAGGCCATCGCCGGCAAGGGCAATGCCGCCAAGGCGCAGGTGCAGCATATGGTCAAGGCGTTGCTCAAGCTGCCCGGCTCGCCGCAGGCCGACGCAGCGGACGCGCTGGCCTGCGCGCTGTGCCACAGCCATGTTCATCAGACACTGCAAGCCCTGAATGTGTCAAAGGGGCAGGCGGTGCGTGGCATGCGCGCCGGACGGCTGCGATGA
- a CDS encoding YebC/PmpR family DNA-binding transcriptional regulator: MAGHSKWANIQHRKNSQDARRGKLFTKLIREITVSARAGGPDAASNPRLRTAIDKALVNNMTRDTIERAVKRGAGAQEGDNFEEVRYEGYGPGGVAVIVDCMTDKRTRTVADVRHAFTKHGGNLGTEGSVAYLFKKTGILTYPPGSNEDKIIEVALEAGADDVAVHDDGSIDVLTAPEAFAIVKEAMSSAGLSPAQAEITMQASTSAVLDREDAEKMLKLLDILEDLDDVQNVYSNADISAEIMAQL, translated from the coding sequence ATGGCCGGACATAGTAAATGGGCGAATATCCAGCATCGCAAGAATTCCCAGGACGCCAGACGCGGTAAGCTGTTCACCAAATTAATCAGGGAAATCACCGTTTCCGCTCGCGCCGGTGGTCCTGACGCAGCATCCAATCCCCGCTTGCGCACGGCAATCGACAAAGCCCTGGTCAACAATATGACGCGCGATACCATCGAGCGCGCGGTAAAGCGTGGCGCGGGCGCCCAGGAAGGTGATAATTTCGAAGAGGTTCGCTACGAGGGCTATGGCCCCGGCGGCGTCGCTGTCATCGTGGATTGCATGACCGACAAACGCACGCGCACCGTGGCCGATGTGCGCCATGCCTTCACCAAGCATGGCGGCAATCTCGGCACTGAAGGCTCGGTCGCCTACCTGTTCAAGAAAACCGGCATTCTCACCTATCCGCCCGGCAGTAATGAAGACAAGATCATTGAAGTCGCATTGGAGGCGGGCGCCGATGATGTGGCAGTTCATGACGATGGTTCCATCGACGTGCTCACTGCCCCCGAGGCGTTCGCAATAGTGAAAGAGGCGATGAGCTCGGCGGGCCTTTCCCCGGCGCAGGCAGAGATCACCATGCAGGCCTCCACCAGTGCCGTTCTTGACCGCGAAGACGCCGAAAAAATGCTCAAGTTGCTGGATATACTGGAAGATCTGGATGACGTGCAGAACGTCTATTCCAACGCGGATATATCCGCGGAAATCATGGCCCAGCTTTAG
- the nadA gene encoding quinolinate synthase NadA, which produces MAATARAIQQFSELSDEECDARIRAAKAALGERLVILGHHYQREEVYRHADYTGDSLKLSRKAASSNAEFIVFCGVHFMAEVADILSRPEQISILPDLAAGCSMADMANLAKVERAWRELSEVLDPDEQVTPVTYINSAADLKAFCGRHGGIVCTSTNARHVLEWSFARRAKVLFFPDQHLGRNTGYRMGIPLDQMVVWDFNQPLGGLTAEQIRAAKMILWKGFCSVHQMFKPQHIDQFLARFPDTKVISHPECSFEVCEKSDYVGSTEYIINTVTESAPGTRWLVGTELNLVQRLHERLQHEGKSVHFMSPTVCMCSTMFRVDPQHLLWTLENLVEGQVVNRIRVPEHEAREARLALERMFEVL; this is translated from the coding sequence ATGGCGGCAACAGCGCGAGCAATTCAGCAGTTCAGCGAGCTTTCCGACGAGGAATGCGACGCGCGCATCCGTGCTGCGAAGGCTGCGCTGGGTGAGCGGCTGGTCATTCTTGGCCATCACTATCAGCGCGAAGAAGTGTACCGCCATGCCGATTACACCGGCGATTCGCTCAAGCTGTCGCGCAAGGCCGCCAGTTCCAACGCGGAATTTATTGTATTTTGCGGTGTGCATTTCATGGCGGAGGTGGCGGATATTCTGTCGCGTCCCGAGCAGATTTCCATATTGCCGGATCTCGCGGCAGGCTGTTCGATGGCCGATATGGCGAACCTCGCCAAAGTGGAGCGTGCCTGGCGTGAGTTGAGCGAGGTGCTGGATCCCGATGAACAGGTGACGCCCGTCACCTACATCAATTCCGCTGCCGACCTGAAGGCGTTTTGCGGGCGCCATGGTGGCATCGTGTGCACCTCCACCAACGCTCGCCATGTATTGGAATGGTCCTTCGCACGGCGTGCGAAAGTGTTGTTCTTCCCCGATCAGCACCTGGGGCGCAACACCGGCTACCGTATGGGCATCCCACTTGATCAGATGGTGGTGTGGGATTTCAACCAGCCGTTGGGTGGCTTGACGGCCGAGCAGATCCGCGCTGCCAAAATGATTTTGTGGAAGGGCTTTTGCTCCGTGCATCAGATGTTCAAGCCGCAGCACATCGACCAATTCCTTGCGCGTTTTCCTGATACCAAGGTGATATCCCACCCCGAGTGTTCCTTCGAGGTGTGCGAGAAATCCGATTATGTCGGCTCCACCGAATACATCATCAATACGGTCACCGAATCCGCGCCCGGCACGCGTTGGCTGGTGGGCACGGAGCTTAACCTGGTGCAGCGCCTCCATGAGCGTCTTCAGCATGAAGGCAAGTCTGTACACTTCATGTCGCCCACCGTGTGCATGTGCTCCACCATGTTCCGCGTTGACCCACAGCATTTGCTATGGACGCTGGAGAATCTGGTGGAGGGCCAGGTGGTCAATCGCATCCGCGTGCCGGAACACGAGGCGCGTGAGGCGCGGCTGGCGCTGGAGCGGATGTTTGAGGTTTTGTGA
- the aspS gene encoding aspartate--tRNA ligase, protein MRSHYCGHLNESLLGQDVELCGWVHRRRDHGGVIFVDLRDREGLVQVVFDPENPETFMTAERVRSEYVLRIKGTVRRRPAGTENPNMATGQVEIACQSLEILNRAEPPPFSVVDAISDESDVNEETRLRYRYIDLRRPQMLQRLRMRAHVTRTLRGFLDAQGFLDVETPILTKSTPEGARDYLVPSRTHPGEFFALPQSPQLFKQLLMMGGLDRYYQIVRCFRDEDLRADRQPEFTQIDIETSFMDEDQIMNLKEDMLRELFAEVLEVALPKPFPRMTYAEAMARFGVDKPDLRIPLELVDIGDLMKNVDFKVFSGAANDPKGRVAALRLPGGSSLSRKEIDDYTQFVAIYGAKGLAYIKVNDRAAGREGLQSPILKFIPDDVVESILARTSAENNDLIFFGADKATVVNESLGALRIKLGHDRGLVEREWRPLWVVDFPMFEWDEKGNRWSALHHPFTAPTVNDIEQLEANPGAALSRAYDMVLNGTEAGGGSIRIHRPEMQAAVFRILGIGEEEARDKFGFLLDALTYGCPPHGGIAFGLDRLVMLMSGAQSIRDVMAFPKTQTAACPLTSAPSPVGDAHLRELGIRLRATTTAA, encoded by the coding sequence ATGCGCAGTCATTACTGTGGGCATTTGAACGAATCTTTGCTGGGCCAGGATGTCGAATTATGTGGCTGGGTACACCGTCGCCGTGATCATGGCGGAGTGATCTTTGTTGACCTGCGCGACCGCGAAGGACTGGTTCAAGTGGTGTTCGATCCTGAAAATCCTGAGACATTCATGACCGCCGAGCGTGTGCGCAGCGAATACGTGCTACGCATCAAGGGTACGGTGCGCCGTCGCCCCGCAGGTACAGAAAATCCCAATATGGCAACTGGCCAGGTTGAGATCGCATGTCAATCCCTGGAGATTCTTAACCGCGCCGAGCCGCCACCGTTTTCAGTGGTTGATGCCATATCCGATGAAAGCGATGTCAACGAAGAAACCCGTTTGCGCTACCGCTACATCGACCTGCGTCGTCCGCAGATGTTGCAGCGCCTGCGCATGCGTGCGCACGTGACGCGTACGCTGCGTGGGTTTCTCGATGCGCAGGGTTTTCTGGATGTCGAAACCCCGATACTGACCAAATCCACGCCGGAAGGCGCGCGTGATTACCTGGTGCCGAGCCGTACCCATCCTGGTGAATTTTTCGCGCTGCCGCAGTCACCACAGCTTTTCAAACAGTTGCTGATGATGGGCGGGCTGGACCGCTATTATCAGATCGTGCGCTGCTTCCGCGATGAAGACCTGCGCGCCGATCGTCAGCCGGAATTCACCCAGATCGACATCGAGACCTCGTTCATGGATGAGGATCAGATCATGAACCTCAAAGAAGACATGCTGCGCGAGTTGTTCGCTGAGGTGTTGGAGGTTGCTCTGCCCAAGCCATTTCCGCGCATGACCTATGCCGAGGCGATGGCGCGTTTCGGCGTGGACAAGCCCGATCTGCGTATCCCGCTGGAGCTGGTGGATATTGGCGACCTGATGAAAAATGTTGACTTCAAGGTGTTCTCCGGTGCAGCCAATGATCCCAAGGGGCGTGTGGCGGCGTTGCGCTTGCCTGGCGGCAGTTCATTGAGCCGCAAGGAAATCGACGACTACACCCAGTTTGTGGCGATTTATGGCGCCAAGGGCTTGGCCTATATCAAGGTTAACGACCGTGCTGCGGGCCGCGAAGGTTTGCAGTCGCCGATCCTCAAGTTTATTCCTGACGACGTGGTTGAGTCGATCCTGGCGCGTACCAGTGCGGAAAATAACGATCTGATCTTCTTTGGTGCCGACAAGGCTACAGTGGTCAATGAATCACTGGGCGCGTTGCGTATCAAGCTGGGGCATGATCGTGGCTTGGTGGAACGTGAGTGGCGACCGCTGTGGGTGGTTGATTTTCCGATGTTCGAGTGGGATGAAAAAGGTAATCGCTGGTCGGCCTTGCATCACCCGTTCACAGCCCCTACAGTAAACGATATTGAACAGCTCGAAGCCAATCCCGGCGCAGCCCTGTCGCGCGCTTACGACATGGTTCTCAACGGCACCGAGGCGGGCGGTGGTTCGATCCGTATTCACCGGCCTGAAATGCAGGCGGCAGTATTCCGTATTCTGGGCATCGGCGAGGAAGAGGCGCGTGATAAATTTGGCTTCCTTCTCGATGCCCTCACCTACGGCTGCCCGCCGCATGGCGGTATTGCCTTTGGTCTGGACCGATTGGTGATGTTGATGAGTGGCGCGCAGTCGATTCGCGACGTGATGGCCTTCCCCAAGACCCAGACCGCCGCATGCCCGCTCACATCCGCGCCTTCGCCCGTGGGTGATGCGCATTTGCGGGAGTTGGGTATCAGGCTTCGTGCCACCACGACGGCGGCTTAG
- a CDS encoding DUF502 domain-containing protein has protein sequence MPRLRRYLIAGLLVWLPLGVTVLVIKLLVDFMDQTLLVLPAAYHPDKLLGFHIPGLGVLLSVAVVLATGIVVANFFGRQMVAVWEKFLSRIPLVRPIYSAVKQLTETVFTSGGQSFRKVLLIEYPRRGLWTLAFQTGTAVGEAQAKTADEVVNVYVPTTPNPTSGFFLMVPRKDVVELEMSVDDGLKMIISMGAVVPKWNGKGVAEVRADVAPQGGET, from the coding sequence ATGCCGCGTCTGCGCCGTTATTTGATCGCTGGCCTGTTGGTCTGGCTGCCGCTGGGTGTTACCGTGCTGGTGATCAAGCTGCTGGTCGACTTCATGGACCAGACCCTGCTGGTGCTGCCCGCCGCCTATCACCCCGATAAGCTGTTGGGTTTCCATATCCCCGGTTTGGGGGTGCTGCTGTCTGTTGCGGTGGTGCTGGCCACGGGCATTGTGGTGGCCAATTTCTTTGGGCGGCAGATGGTGGCGGTGTGGGAGAAGTTTTTATCGCGCATCCCGCTGGTGCGCCCCATCTATTCGGCGGTCAAGCAGCTCACCGAGACGGTGTTCACCTCCGGCGGGCAGTCGTTCCGCAAGGTACTTCTCATTGAATACCCGCGCCGTGGCCTGTGGACGCTGGCATTCCAAACTGGCACCGCCGTCGGCGAGGCCCAGGCCAAGACTGCGGATGAGGTGGTCAATGTCTATGTCCCCACTACCCCCAATCCGACGTCCGGCTTTTTTCTCATGGTTCCGCGCAAGGATGTGGTGGAACTGGAGATGAGTGTCGACGATGGACTCAAGATGATCATCTCCATGGGCGCAGTGGTGCCGAAGTGGAATGGCAAGGGCGTGGCTGAAGTGCGTGCCGACGTTGCCCCGCAGGGCGGCGAAACGTAA
- a CDS encoding zinc ribbon domain-containing protein has translation MPIYEYRCDACGHSLDAIQKMSDSPLIECPACGQPQLKKLISAAGFRLKGSGWYETDFKGGAKKKETASATSDAPSGTSATPPSTPKS, from the coding sequence ATGCCCATTTACGAATACCGATGCGATGCCTGTGGCCACTCTCTGGATGCCATTCAGAAAATGAGTGATTCCCCGCTGATTGAATGTCCGGCGTGTGGCCAGCCGCAATTGAAGAAACTGATCTCCGCCGCCGGATTTCGTTTGAAGGGAAGCGGCTGGTATGAGACCGACTTCAAGGGGGGTGCAAAGAAGAAAGAGACGGCATCCGCCACCTCCGATGCGCCGAGCGGCACGAGTGCCACACCACCCTCTACCCCTAAGTCCTGA
- a CDS encoding ABC transporter ATP-binding protein/permease, with amino-acid sequence MHMQHTAPPSENRNDWKTIRTLLPYLWEYRARVVLAMAFLVLAKLAGVTIPLALKGVVDALDKTHHTIIILPLALLIGYGALRLASTLFSELRDVVFAKVAQRAIRNIALKVFRHLHSLALRFHLERQTGGMSRDIERGTRGMSFLLSFMLFNILPTILEIAMVAVILFANYNPWFAIITTVTIIIYIIFSLVVTEQRMGVRRVMNEMDSKANNRAIDSLLNYETVKYFNNEDYEARRYDEHMKGWEHAAIKNQTSLSFLNFGQGAIIAAGVTLLMILASQGVVDGTMTMGDLVLVNAYLLQLFIPLNFLGFVYREIKHSLTDMEKMFSLLDKPLDIRDKPGAPALVVGNGAVRFEHVNFGYQAERQILHDLDFDIPPGHKVAVVGTSGAGKSTLSRLLFRFYDVDGGRILINGQDIREISQQSLRAAIGIVPQDTVLFNDTIYYNIAYAQPDAPREEVIRAARMAHIHDFIESLPLGYDTQVGERGLKLSGGEKQRVAIARTILKNPKILIFDEATSALDSHSEQAILAALAEVAADHTTLVIAHRLSTIVDADQIIVMEHGRIVERGTHSDLLQQGNVYARMWALQQQERRKEEAAEPIPAIATESYLAVT; translated from the coding sequence ATGCACATGCAACACACTGCCCCGCCGTCTGAAAACCGCAACGACTGGAAAACCATCCGCACCCTGCTGCCCTATCTTTGGGAGTACCGCGCGCGGGTGGTACTGGCGATGGCTTTTCTGGTGCTGGCGAAGCTGGCTGGCGTCACCATACCTTTGGCGCTCAAAGGGGTGGTCGACGCCCTGGACAAGACTCACCACACTATTATCATCCTGCCACTCGCCCTGCTGATCGGCTATGGGGCGCTACGCCTGGCGAGCACTTTATTCAGTGAGCTGCGCGACGTAGTGTTTGCCAAGGTGGCGCAACGTGCCATCCGCAACATCGCGCTCAAAGTATTCCGCCATCTGCACTCGCTGGCGCTGCGTTTTCATCTGGAGCGCCAGACCGGCGGCATGTCGCGCGATATCGAGCGCGGCACACGCGGCATGAGTTTTTTGCTGTCTTTCATGCTGTTCAACATTCTGCCAACCATTCTTGAGATCGCCATGGTGGCGGTGATTCTGTTCGCCAATTACAACCCATGGTTCGCCATCATCACCACTGTCACGATCATTATCTACATCATCTTTAGCCTGGTGGTCACCGAGCAGCGCATGGGCGTACGCCGCGTGATGAACGAGATGGATTCGAAGGCCAATAACCGCGCCATCGACAGCCTGCTTAATTACGAGACAGTGAAATACTTCAACAATGAGGACTACGAAGCGCGGCGTTATGACGAACACATGAAGGGGTGGGAGCACGCCGCGATCAAGAACCAAACCTCACTGTCCTTCCTTAACTTCGGACAGGGTGCGATTATCGCTGCCGGTGTCACATTGCTGATGATCCTGGCCAGCCAGGGCGTGGTGGATGGCACCATGACCATGGGCGATCTGGTGCTGGTCAACGCTTATCTGTTGCAATTATTCATCCCGCTCAACTTTCTTGGATTCGTTTATCGGGAAATCAAGCACTCGCTCACCGACATGGAAAAGATGTTCAGCCTGCTCGACAAACCGCTGGATATCCGCGACAAGCCCGGCGCGCCCGCCCTGGTAGTCGGCAACGGCGCAGTGCGCTTCGAGCATGTCAATTTTGGTTATCAAGCTGAACGGCAGATCCTGCACGATCTCGACTTTGACATTCCGCCGGGGCATAAAGTCGCAGTGGTGGGCACCAGCGGCGCGGGCAAATCGACGCTGTCGCGCCTGCTATTCCGTTTTTATGATGTGGACGGCGGGCGCATCCTGATCAACGGCCAGGACATACGCGAGATCAGCCAGCAAAGCCTGCGTGCGGCCATCGGCATCGTCCCACAAGACACGGTGCTGTTCAACGACACCATCTATTACAACATCGCCTATGCCCAACCCGACGCACCGCGCGAAGAGGTAATTCGCGCCGCGCGGATGGCGCACATACACGACTTCATCGAATCACTGCCCTTGGGCTACGACACCCAGGTCGGCGAACGTGGCCTTAAGCTCTCCGGCGGCGAAAAACAGCGCGTCGCCATCGCGCGCACCATACTGAAAAACCCCAAGATCCTGATCTTCGATGAGGCGACCTCGGCGCTAGACTCCCACTCCGAACAGGCAATCCTCGCCGCACTCGCCGAAGTCGCCGCCGACCACACCACACTGGTCATCGCCCACCGCCTGTCCACCATCGTGGACGCCGATCAGATCATCGTCATGGAGCACGGACGCATTGTGGAGCGCGGCACGCACAGTGATCTGTTGCAACAGGGCAATGTATACGCGCGCATGTGGGCGTTGCAGCAGCAGGAGCGGCGGAAAGAAGAGGCGGCGGAACCAATACCAGCTATCGCCACAGAAAGCTATCTGGCTGTAACATAA